A genome region from Cutaneotrichosporon cavernicola HIS019 DNA, chromosome: 5 includes the following:
- a CDS encoding uncharacterized protein (helix loop helix domain) gives MQDPRDQPRDIARSRYSPPDRSPGEAPHSIPIPSHYNGGSLERSPRPPPSPSSSRSPSQSSLNSYRDRAHPYSQYQRRSSLTQGAEDRFLPPPNSSAPLHVLHEGRRRSGSDEERHPHHERTHSYDREREREWRDHRPPLVRAQSDNRGVAYNLPPISSLHSASSSSSPSGYPLTPTSNGAAPPPGAPMGPPSVPHPTSPDGSRATSPRLSLGPLRPSYHTYESSSQRPGLGLQNCYRTEHSPPRYDRERERDLAPPPPPQQQQPQPPRSPPRAYHQVQYQDYHGRARSHSAASALNRYPPQAPPRTPASESEWAPSPSAKQYPSPGTGQNRRLAHLMSEQKRRESINTGFQSLRNALPSAIPTDSKAIILRKAVSHIKQLEDAMRKHGINLADVEEDEPMREATGGVNGLHVDMDAKYDNLHVEDVSVERERKPAI, from the exons ATGCAAGACCCAAGAGACCAACCTCGAGACAttgcgcgctcgcgctaCTCGCCCCCCGACCGCTCGCCCGGCGAGGCTCCTCACTCGATCCCCATCCCCAGCCACTACAATGGCGGGAGTTTGGAacgctcgcctcgccctcccccttcgccaagcagctcgcgctcacccAGCCAGTCAAGCCTCAACTCGTATCGCGATCGTGCTCACCCGTACTCGCAATACCAACGGCGCTCGAGTTTGACCcagggcgccgaggaccgTTTTCTTCCCCCGCCAAACAGCTCAGCCCCGCTGCATGTCCTGCACGAGGGTCGCCGCCGTTCaggcagcgacgaggagcggcaCCCCCATCACGAGCGCACGCACAGCTACGACCgggagcgtgagcgcgaATGGCGCGACCACCGCCCGCCTCTCGTCCGTGCACAAAGCGACAACCGCGGTGTAGCATACAACCTCCCGCCTATTTCGTCACTGCACtcggcatcgtcgtcctccagTCCCTCAGGGTATCCTctgacgccgacgagtaATGGTGCCGCCCCGCCTCCCGGCGCCCCGATGGGCCCTCCCTCCGTGCCCCACCCGACGTCGCCAGACGGATCGCGTGCGACGTCCCCACGCCTGTCGTTAGGACCCCTTCGCCCTTCGTACCACACCTACGAATCGAGCTCGCAGCGCcccggcctcggcctccagAACTGCTACCGCACGGAACACAGTCCGCCGCGCTACGACCGTGAACGTGAGCGTgacctcgcgccgccgccgccgccgcagcagcagcagccacagccacccCGCTCGCCGCCTAGGGCATACCATCAAGTCCAGTACCAGGACTACCACGGTCGGGCGCGCTCCCACTCGGCAGCATCGGCGTTGAATCGGTACCCGCCCCAAGCGCCGCCCCGCACTCCAGCCTCGGAGAGCGAGTGGGCCCCATCCCCCTCGGCCAAACAGTACCCGTCTCCTGGCACAGGCCAGAACCGGCGACTGGCACACTTGATGAGTGAACAGAAGCGGCGAGA GTCGATCAACACTGGTTTCCAGTCACTGCGGAATGCGCTCCCGTCTGCAATCCCGACCGACTCGAAAGCCATCATCCTCCGCAAGGCCGTGAGCCACATCAAGCAGCTTGAGGACGCGATGCGCAAACACGGAATCAACCTGGCCGATgtggaagaggacgagcctATGCGCGAGGCGACCGGGGGTGTGAATGGCCTGCATGTCGACATGGACGCCAAATACGACAACCTGCACGTAGAGGACGTTTCGGTTGAACGTGAACGCAAGCCCGCAATCTGA